A region of the Oceanivirga salmonicida genome:
AAGTAGAAAAGGGTACTTTTGTACCCTTCTATAACTAAGTAGGGAGGAAAAAATTTGGAAAACAAATTAAGAATACATCTTCAATCTTACGATCACAAATTGTTAGATCAATCTGCTAAAAAGATTGCAGAAGTTGTAAAGAAAGCTGGATCTGAAATAACAGGACCAATGCCTTTACCAACTAAAATCAAAAAATATACAGTATTAAGATCTGTACATGTTAATAAAGATTCAAGAGAACAATTTGAAATGAGAATTCATAGAAGATTTATTGAAATAGACAATTCTAGTCAACAAATAATGACAGCCTTAGGTTCACTAAGCTTGCCATCAGGAGTTGGAATAGAAATTAAACAAAAATAAATGTGTGTTAAAACACTTTGATACAAGTTGGGTAAAAGCTCAACCAATATATTAAGGAGGAAATAAGAATGTTATTAGGAAAAAAAATAGGAATGACACAAGTATTTGAAAATGAAAAATTAATACCTGTTACAGTAGTAGAGGTTAAATCAAACTTCGTTGTTCAAATAAAAACAGTAGAAAAAGAAGGTTATAATGCAGTAGCATTAGCAACTGGAGAAAAAAGAGAAAAATTAGTAAACAAACCTAAAATGGGTGTTTTCAAAAAAGCTGGAATTAGTCCACAAAGACTAACTAAGGAATTCCACGTAAATTCAGTTGATGGATATGAATTGGGTCAAGAATTAAATGTAGCTTCACTTGAAGGTATAGAATTTGTTGACATACAAGGTGTTTCAAAAGGTAAAGGGACTGCTGGTGTTATGAAAAGACATAACTTTGGTGGAAATAGAGCAACTCATGGAGTTTCTAGAAACCATAGACTTGGAGGATCAAATGCTGGTGGAGCAGCATCAAATAGTAATGTACCTAAAGGTAAAAAAATGGCTGGAAGAATGGGTAACGAAAATGTTACTGTTCAAAATTTAAGAGTTGTTAAATTTGATGTTGAAAACAATCTTTTATTAGTAAAAGGTGCAGTACCAGGTGCTAAAAATGGATACCTAGTAATTAAGAAATCAATTAAAAAATAAGTGGAAGGAGTTAGAAAATGTCATTAGATTTAAATGTATATAAATTAGATGGTTCTAGTGCAGGAACAATATCTTTAAACGAAGCTATATTTGGTATAACACCAAACGAACATGTAATGCACGAAGTATTAACTGCAGAACTTGCAGAAATAAGACAAGGAACTGCTTCGACTAAAACAAGAGGAGAAGTTTCTGGTGGTGGAAGAAAACCTTTTAGACAAAAAGGAACTGGTAGAGCAAGACAAGGTTCTACAAGAGCACCACATATGGTAGGTGGAGGAGTTACTTTTGGTCCTAAACCTAGATCATATGATAAAAAAGTAAATAAAAAAGTAAGAAAATTAGCTTTAAGATCTGCTCTTGCAGCAAGAATTCAAGCTGGACAAGTAATAGTATTAGATGAATATGCATTAGAAATGCCTAAAACAAAAACTTATACTGAATTTACTAAGAAATTGAGTTTTGATGGAGAAAAGAAATTATTCATAGTTAATGATTTTATAGAAGATAAGGATTATAACTTATACTTATCAGTTAGAAATATAAGAGATACTTTTACATTAATGCCTAACGAAATAAGTGTTTATTGGTTATTAAAGAGTGAGAAAATAGTTATAACTAAAGAAGCTCTTGAAACACTTGAGGAGGTGCTAGCGTAATGAGTATGAGAATATATGATATAATTAAAAAACCAATTTTAAATACAGAAAAAGCTAGAGTATTAGCAGAAAATAATGAATTTGTATTTATAGTTGATAGAAGAGCAAATAAATTAGAAATAAAAAATGCTGTAGAAACTTTATTCTCAGTAAAAGTTGTTTCAGTAAATACTTTAAATGTAAAACCAAAAGCTGGTAGATCAAGATTATCTGTTTATAAAGTGCCTGGATATAAAAAAGCTATAGTTAAATTAGCTGAAGGTGAAAAAATAGCAGCATATGAAGAAGTATAATAAATAAATTAAAACAAATAAAATTATGGTAGATGCAAAAAAAAATTGCATCTATCATAAAATAATACTAGAATTTTATAAAAAAATATGGTATAATATTTTTTGTTGTAGAACAATAATGATAGACACACGAGATAGTGTATGTAGAATTATAGGTTTAATAAATATTAGAGGAGGAAAGTGATATGCCTATTAGAAAATTAAAGCCAGTTACTAGTGGGACTCGGCATATGTCTATACTAGTTAACAAAGAACTAGACAAAGTTAGACCTGAAAAATCGTTAGTAGAACCATTAAATTCATCTTACGGGATTGATAATTATGGTCACAGAACAGGAAGAAATAGACATAAAGGACATAAGAGATTATACAGAATTATAGATTGGAAAAGAAATAAAATAGGAATACCTGCAAAGGTTGCAACTATTGAATATGATCCAAATAGAACAGCCAATATAGCTTTATTGCATTATGTTGATGGAGAAAAAAGATATATTTTAGCGCCTAATGGATTAAAAAAAGGTGATACAGTATTAGCTGGAAATGATGCAGAAATCAAACCAGGAAATGCTTTAAAACTTAAAGATTTACCAATAGGGACACAAATACATAATTTAGAATTAATACCTGGTAGAGGTGGACAATTAGCAAGATCTGCTGGAACTTCTGCAAGATTAGTTGCAAAAGAAGGAACATATTGTCACGTTGAATTACCATCAGGAGAATTAAGACTAATACATAAGGAATGTATGGCAACTGTAGGAACAGTTGGAAATTCAGAGCATTCATTAGTTTCATTAGGAAAAGCTGGAAGAAATAGACACTTAGGAAGAAAACCT
Encoded here:
- the rpsJ gene encoding 30S ribosomal protein S10 yields the protein MENKLRIHLQSYDHKLLDQSAKKIAEVVKKAGSEITGPMPLPTKIKKYTVLRSVHVNKDSREQFEMRIHRRFIEIDNSSQQIMTALGSLSLPSGVGIEIKQK
- the rplC gene encoding 50S ribosomal protein L3, which gives rise to MRMLLGKKIGMTQVFENEKLIPVTVVEVKSNFVVQIKTVEKEGYNAVALATGEKREKLVNKPKMGVFKKAGISPQRLTKEFHVNSVDGYELGQELNVASLEGIEFVDIQGVSKGKGTAGVMKRHNFGGNRATHGVSRNHRLGGSNAGGAASNSNVPKGKKMAGRMGNENVTVQNLRVVKFDVENNLLLVKGAVPGAKNGYLVIKKSIKK
- the rplD gene encoding 50S ribosomal protein L4; this encodes MSLDLNVYKLDGSSAGTISLNEAIFGITPNEHVMHEVLTAELAEIRQGTASTKTRGEVSGGGRKPFRQKGTGRARQGSTRAPHMVGGGVTFGPKPRSYDKKVNKKVRKLALRSALAARIQAGQVIVLDEYALEMPKTKTYTEFTKKLSFDGEKKLFIVNDFIEDKDYNLYLSVRNIRDTFTLMPNEISVYWLLKSEKIVITKEALETLEEVLA
- the rplW gene encoding 50S ribosomal protein L23, which encodes MRIYDIIKKPILNTEKARVLAENNEFVFIVDRRANKLEIKNAVETLFSVKVVSVNTLNVKPKAGRSRLSVYKVPGYKKAIVKLAEGEKIAAYEEV
- the rplB gene encoding 50S ribosomal protein L2 — translated: MPIRKLKPVTSGTRHMSILVNKELDKVRPEKSLVEPLNSSYGIDNYGHRTGRNRHKGHKRLYRIIDWKRNKIGIPAKVATIEYDPNRTANIALLHYVDGEKRYILAPNGLKKGDTVLAGNDAEIKPGNALKLKDLPIGTQIHNLELIPGRGGQLARSAGTSARLVAKEGTYCHVELPSGELRLIHKECMATVGTVGNSEHSLVSLGKAGRNRHLGRKPHVRGSVMNPVDHPHGGGEGRSPIGRKSPVTPWGKPTLGKKTRGKKNSDKFIVRKRKK